A window of Nocardiopsis sp. Huas11 genomic DNA:
GGAGCGACGGGGGCGGCGCTCGCCCTGGTGGGGTCGGTGTTGCTGCGCCGGGTGCTGCCGCTGTGGCAGCTGCGGACCCTGGTGGTGCTGCATCCCTTCAGCCGTCCGGTGATGGCGGCGGCCGCCAGTGCGCTGCTGTGGTTCGCCGCCGTGCCGACACTGCTGACGTGGGGCATGGGTCCCGGTCTGCCGACGATGGCTGCGGCGATGTGCACGGGAGCTCTGGGGCACCTGGTGACGGTGTGGTACCTGCGCGGTCCGCTGGAGCTGCGTGCGGGCGGGGGCAGCGATCGGGCCTCCCGACCTCCACGTTGACTACTCTTAGTTATGGAATGATGACGACATGTTCGATCGACCGGTGCTCCTGGTGGCGTCCAGCGGGGGCCATCTCGCCCAGCTGTGCTCGCTGCGCCCCTGGTGGCGGGACCGGAAGCGCGTGTGGGTGACCTTCCGCACCCCCGACGCCGAGTCCGCGCTGGACGGCGAGGACGTGCGTTGGGCCCACCACCCCACCACCCGTCACCTCGGCAACCTGCTGCGCAACACCTGGCTGGCACTGCGCGTCCTGCGCGGTCTCCGGCCGTCGGCGGTGGTCACGACGGGCGCCGGTGTGGCCCTGCCGTTCTTCGTCCTGGCCTGGCTGCTGCGGATCCCGACGGTCTACATCGAGGTCTACGACCGCATCGACACTCCCACCCTCACCGCCCGCCTGTGCCGTCCCTTCACCCGGCTGTCCCTCGCCCAGTGGGAGGAACAGCGCTCGTTCATGCCCGGCGCCATCACGGTAGGACCGCTCCTGTGACCGAACAGACCACCACCCAGGTTCCGACACCCGACGACAGCGACCACCCCGACGTGGTGGTCAGCCTCGGGACCGACCACCACTCGTTCGACCGCCTCGTGCGGTGGATCGACGACTACGCCCACCGCCACCGCGACCTGCGCGTCCTGGTCCAGCACGGGCACAGCGCGGCGCCGAGCAGGGCCGACGGGACGCCGTTCCTGCCCGGCGAGGAACTGGGCGAGCTGATGCGCCGGGCGCGCGTCGTGGTCACCCACGGCGGCCCGGGGACCATCCTCCAGGCGCGCGGGACCGGCCATCTGCCGATCGTGGTCCCCCGCGACCCCGAACTGGACGAGCACGTGGACGACCACCAGCTCCTGTTCGTCCAACGCCTGGAGGACACCGAGCGGGTGCGTTCGTGCACCACCCCGCAGCAGCTGGCCGGGCTCATCGACCGGGCGCTGGCCTCACCCGACGAGTTCCGGGTGAGCGAGGACCGGGAGGCCGCCCCCGAGCGGGCGGCGCTGCGCGCGGGCGCCCTCATCGACCTGCTGACCGCTCCCGCCGAGACCCCGGCCCACGCCCGGCCCGACGCCCCGGGCAGCGCGGCGACCGCGACGGAGGATCCGCCGGCGGCCGGGACCTGGCCGGACGTGACGGTGGTCGTGCCCACCCGGGACCGCCCCGAGCTGCTCCGCCGCACCCTGGCGGCCGTCCACGACCAGGACTACCCGGGCCGCATCACCGCGATCGTGGTGTTCGACAACGACCAGCCCGATCCCTCGCTGGCGCGGAGCGAGGACGCGCGCCCGGTCCGCGTGGTCACCAACTCGATGACCCCGGGGCTGGCGGGCGCCCGCAACACCGGAGTCCTGGCGGCCGACACCGACCTGGTGGCCTTCTGCGACGACGACGACACCTGGCTGCCCGGCAAGCTCACCGCCCAGGTCAGGATCATGCTCGCCGAACCCGGCACCGAGATGGTGTGCTGCGGCATCCAGGTGGTCTACGACCGCGTCCAGGCCGAACGGGTCCTGGAGCGCACCAGCATCACGTTCGCGGACCTGCTGCGCTCGCGCCTGACCGAGCTGCACCCCTCCACGTTCCTCATCCGCCGCCGCGCGATGATCGACGGCTGCGGAACCGTCAGCGAGGAGATCCCCGGCAGCTACGCCGAGGACTACGAGCTGCTGCTGCGCCTGGCCAGGCGCGCACCGATCCGCAACATCCCCGAACCGGGGGTGCGGGTCCTGTGGCACCGGCGCTCCTACTTCTCCGGGCGCTGGCAGACCATCGCGACCGCGCTGCGCTGGCTGCTGGAGCGCTATCCCGAGTTCGGCCTGGTCCCCCGCGGCTACGCGCGCGTGAGCGGCCAGATCGCCTTCGCGGAGGCCTCCGCGGGACACCGGGGCACCGCACTGCGGTGGATCTGGCGGACGCTGCGGCACCGGCCCCTGGAAGGGCGCGCGGCGCTGGCCCTGCTGGTGGTGTGCGGTGTGCCGCCCGCGTGGATCCTGCGCGGCCTGCACCTGCGCGGCAAGGGCGTCTAGGAGGCACGGGCCCTGCTCGGGCGCCGGAGGATCACGACGGCGCCCGAGCACGGGCCGGTCACGCCCTAGTCCTGGTCGCGGCCGTGGGCGTACTCGGCCAGGCGGCGGACGCGGTCGGGCAGGTTCACGTAGGGGTCCCGCCCGGCCATCTCGAAGCCCTGGCGGGCGTAGCTGTTGGTCCCGATCCGGAAGTCGCACCCGTCGGAGACCTTGTTGTCCCAGACCTTGACCGCCCGGACCCGCTCGTACTCGCGCAGCACCCGGGGGATGTCGGCGTACCAGCGCAGCGTCTCCCGGGGCCCGATGTCCGTGGTGCCCATCTCCCCGATCATCACCGGCTTGTCGGGGTCGATGCCGTGCCGGGGGCCCTCCTCCTGGATCCACTCGTAGGCGGGGGCGAGCGCCTCCTCGAAGGAGTCCACCCCGTCCCAGTTCGGCATGGCGTCGCAGTCGGTCATGTTGTACGCCTCCCAGCTGATCCAGTCGACGTGGTCGTTGCCGGGCCACAGGCCGGGGAGGCGGTCGAGGTTGCCGGGCCAGCCGGTCACGTTCCACACCCAGATGGCGTTGTCCGCGCCCTCCTGGCGGTACAGGTCCACGATGTGGCGCCAGCTGCGGACGAACTCCTCGGGCGTGCCGCGGTTGTTGTAGCGCTGGTTGCCGTCGGCCTCGTGGTCGAAGGTGACGAAGTAGGGCACCCCCAGTTCGGCCACGCCGCGGGCCTGGGACCGCAGGCTCTCGTCGAACCGCCCGGCGATGATGTCCCTGTAGTCGATGGGGGGATGGCCCTGGCGGTTGAAGTGCCGCGCCTCGATGTTGGTGTGCACGAAGCGGCCCTCGGCGACCATGCGGCGCTCGCGTTCGCCCGGCACGTCGGCCTGGTCGATGCCGCGCCAGGTGTAGACGATGTCCATGTCGCGGTCGACGGCGGACTCCAGCGGCCCGATGTCGTCGCGGTAGGGGCTGGCGCCCCACCACACCCCGCAGGAGGGCTCCAGGATCTCCGAGACCGTGCACGCGAGTTCGGCCGGCATGCCGAGGAACGGCACCGTCGGCGAACCGGCCTGTTGGACCGGGTTCCCTTCGTGCGCGGTCGCGCGTTCGGGTGCGTCGCTCACACCCGTGACCGTCAGTGCGACCGCCAGCGCGCTCGCCGCCGCCATGCCCCGTACCGGTCCCCTGTCCACGATCCACGCCCCCATGTGAGGTCCGACAACGCAGAGTACTCAGTCAATCACTAAAGGTTCCTTTTGTGTGCGTGCGACATACCACCGGCATATCCGGACATCAGTATCCGTAGCGCCGGAGCGAGGGGCCGGTCACCGCACTCACCAGGTGCCGGCGCCAGGGTGCGAGGTCACGCTGCCACCCGTGGTCGGCCCGGACCCCGACCGGCCCGTCCGCGAACCGCATCGGGTTGCCCGACACCGCGTGCCCCCGCGAGAGCCGCACACCGTCCGGCCCCAGGTCGAGCGGGCGCCCGGCGTGCCCCGCGAACGCCGCCACCCGGCCGAACTCCGCCTCCGGGTCGGCGACGAAGTCCTCGTAGCGCACGCGCAGCGTCGGGGTCCCCCTTCGGGCGAGCGCGTCCAGGGCCGCGTTCTGCGCCAGCCACTGCACCGCCGACCGGCCCGCGGAGTAGCGGGCCATCTCCGGTTCGCTGCTGTCGGGCGAGGCGTCCGGGCGGGCCACCCGCTTGCTCCAGGAGTGGGCGACGGCACGCGGGTCGCGCACGATGTGCAGCAGGTGCAGGCTCGAACCGTAGCGGCGGCGCAGGCACGCGGCGAGCGAGGCGTGCTTGCTGGCGTCCACGATGACGTGCGCGCCGCTGACCAGGCACACGGCCGAGTACAGGCGGTGGTAGAGCTCGTTGTAGCGGTCGGCGCGCGCCGCCAGCACGCTGTCGCGCCCGATGTTGAGCAGGGCCGGGAGGTAGCGGGTCCGGTCGACGCCGTCCTTGAGCCGCAGGACCTCGTGGACGTCCAGGCGGTCCCAGCCGCCGAACGCCTCCTGGCCCACCTCGCCCCAGAAGGCGCAGTCGGCGAACGGGAGCCCGCAGCCGCAGCTCTCGTTCTCCAGCAGCCCGCGCCGCCACAGGTGCACGACCTCGCCGATCGCGACGAAGCCGGGGAGCTCCCCGAGGAGCCGTTCGATCAGCGTCGAGCCGGAGCGGCCCATCCCGCCAACGAAGACCAGTCGATAGTCATCCACCCGTCCAGGGTATGACCTTGCGTCATGACGCGCATACGAAACGCGATAACGGGTCCGGGCACGGCGGCGGCCCCGGGCCGGGAGGTCCTCCCGGCCCGGGGCCGCTCGCGCGGGTCACGCTCGGGCGTCACGGAGCGTGCTGTGGACGCGCGGGGTCTCCACAGCCGCCCGCGTCACAGGCCCTGGACGCTGAGCAGTCGGTTGACCGTGCCGGAGGGCACGCCGGTGACCTTGTCCTGGCCGGCGTTGTCGACGAGCCAGGCCAGCACCGTGTCCTGGTCGTCGTCGCCGAACGCCTCCTTGTACAGGGCTGCCGCGCCGGCCACGTGGGGACTGGCCATCGAGGTGCCGCTGGAGGCGTCCGTGCCGCCGCCCGGAACGGTGGACTCGATGTCCACGCCGGGGGCGTACAGGTCCACCGCCGGCCCGTGGTTGGAGAAGCTCGCGGCGGAGTCGTCGGCGCCGGAGGCGGCGACGGCGACCACGCCCTCGGCGCCGCCCGGTGACGTGTTGCCGGTGTCCTGGCCCTCGTTGCCCGCGGCGACCGCCACGAACACCCCGGACGCGGACAGGGCGTTGACCGCCTCGTCCACGGTCGGCGAGGCGGGACCGCCCAGCGACATGTTCGCGACCGCGCCGGGGCCGGCGTTCTCCGCCACCCACTCGACGCCCGCGACGACGTCGTCGTAGGACCCGGAACCGTCGTCGCCCAGGACCTTGACCCCGAACAGGTCGGCGCCGGGGGCGACGCCGTAGGAGTCGGAGCCCACGGTGCCCGCGACGTGCGTGCCGTGGCCCTGGCGATCCACGCCGTCGCCGCCGGCGGCGTCGAAGGCGGCCTCGGCCCGGCCCCCGAAGTCGGGGTGGTCGGGGTCGATGCCGGTGTCGATGACGTACACGGAGGTCCCCGTGCCGTCTCCGGAGGTGGTGTAGGAGCCGTCCAGGGGCAGGTCCTCCTGGTCGATGCGGTCCAGGCCCCAGGGGACCATGGTGGTGGCGACGCCGACCTCCTCGACGTAGGCGACGCCGTCGCGTGCGCGCAGGTCGCGCACCTCGGCCGCGGACAGGCTGGCCGAGTAGCCGTTGACCACCTCCTCGTAGGTGTGGTTGACCTGGTCCGACGCGATCCCGAGGGACGCCGGGGTGACCGACGCCGCGCTCATGGAGTCCTCCAGGACGACGAAGTACTCGCCGCCCGCCGCGGAGTCGCTGGTGTACAGGGGCGCGAGGTCGTCCGCGCCCGCGGAGACCGCTCCGGTCAGGGCCAGGGGGACGGAGAGGGCACCCGCGGCCGCGAGGCCGACGAACGCTCTCCGAGGGGAGTGCTTCTGCACGCTTTTTCTCCTTGTGGGGTTTGTGGGGGCAGGAGATACACGGCGGGCCATATCCGTGGATGTTGTCCCGGATGTGGCCTTGGCCGCGATTGGCACCTTAGTCACCGAAGTCCTTTTACTCCAGGGTCCATAAGGATTTTTCTGTCGCGCCACACGGTCCGCAGCGCGCCCCGGACCTGCCCACACCACGGAGAGGGAGCACGCGACTCCGGCACTGATACATGCTTGAAGTGCGAGGACGCGATGCGCCACCCGCCTTTGCGGACTCCGTACCGGAGGCCGCATGACCGGCCATTTCTTTTTATCGATCGACCGAGGAGAATCCGAAGGACATCGCCCGTGTTTCGGAAATCGCGGATGAGCAGGAGGGAGAGGCGCTTTCCACCATTGGCACCACAAAGCACAGAAGTCCCCGTGTTCCCACCTGCCCCAACCTGCGGGGAAGGCGGTCACACGGGGACTCCCGGAGGGCTCGCGCCCCGGTCACCCGACGGCCCGACGGACCGGTTGGCCTGGGCGGCACGGGCGGCCCGGTGCCTAGTCGGCCTTGACGACCATGCCTGCACCGACGGTCACGTTGGTGGCCTCGTCGATGAGGATGAACCCGCCGGTCTGGCGGTTCTTGCAGTACTCGTCCACGAACAGGGGCTGGGTCGCGCGCAGCCGCACCCGGCCGATCTCGTTGAGCGCCAGGTGGTCGGCCTGCTCGTCGCGGTGCAGCGTGTTGACGTCCAACCGGTAGCGCAGGTCCTTGACCATCACCTTGGCGGTCCGGCTGGTGTGCTTGATGATGAGCTTGGAGCGCGGCGTGAGCTTGCGCGCGTCCGTCATCCAGCAGACCATCGCCTCCAGGTCCTGCGAGACCGCCGGCGAGTTGTTGGGCCGGCTGATCATGTCGCCCCGGGAGATGTCGATCTCGTCCTCCAGCAGGAGGGTGACCGACATCGGCGAGTACGCCTCGGCGATCTCGCCGTCCGCGGTGAGGATCTTGGCGATCCGCGTGGTCAGGCCCGACGGCAGGTGGACGACCTCGTCGCCCGGCTTGAGCACCCCGCCCGCCATCTGGCCCGCGTAGCCCCGGTAGTCGTGCAGTTCGGGGTCGGCGGACTTCTGCGGCCGGATCACGTACTGCACGGGGAAGCGCGCGTCGATCAGGTTGCGGTCCGAGGCGATGTGCACGTTCTCCAGGTGGTGCAGCAGGGAGGGCCCGGAGTACCAGGGCATGTTCTCCGAGGCGCTCACCACGTTGTCGCCGTGCAGGGCGGAGATCGGGATGAAGGTCAGGTCCGGCACGTCGAGCTTGGTCGCGAAGTCCGCGAACTCGGCCTTGATCTCCTCGAAGCGGTCCTGGGAGTAGTCCACCAGGTCCATCTTGTTCACCGCCAGCACCA
This region includes:
- the cysN gene encoding sulfate adenylyltransferase subunit CysN, with the protein product MNNDILRFATAGSVDDGKSTLIGRLLFDSKSIFEDQLDAVERTSTARGEEQTNLALLTDGLRAEREQGITIDVAYRYFATPRRTFIIADTPGHIQYTRNMVTGASTSDLAIILVDARKGLQEQSRRHAFLTTLLQVPHLVLAVNKMDLVDYSQDRFEEIKAEFADFATKLDVPDLTFIPISALHGDNVVSASENMPWYSGPSLLHHLENVHIASDRNLIDARFPVQYVIRPQKSADPELHDYRGYAGQMAGGVLKPGDEVVHLPSGLTTRIAKILTADGEIAEAYSPMSVTLLLEDEIDISRGDMISRPNNSPAVSQDLEAMVCWMTDARKLTPRSKLIIKHTSRTAKVMVKDLRYRLDVNTLHRDEQADHLALNEIGRVRLRATQPLFVDEYCKNRQTGGFILIDEATNVTVGAGMVVKAD
- a CDS encoding UDP-N-acetylglucosamine--LPS N-acetylglucosamine transferase; amino-acid sequence: MFDRPVLLVASSGGHLAQLCSLRPWWRDRKRVWVTFRTPDAESALDGEDVRWAHHPTTRHLGNLLRNTWLALRVLRGLRPSAVVTTGAGVALPFFVLAWLLRIPTVYIEVYDRIDTPTLTARLCRPFTRLSLAQWEEQRSFMPGAITVGPLL
- a CDS encoding glycosyltransferase produces the protein MTEQTTTQVPTPDDSDHPDVVVSLGTDHHSFDRLVRWIDDYAHRHRDLRVLVQHGHSAAPSRADGTPFLPGEELGELMRRARVVVTHGGPGTILQARGTGHLPIVVPRDPELDEHVDDHQLLFVQRLEDTERVRSCTTPQQLAGLIDRALASPDEFRVSEDREAAPERAALRAGALIDLLTAPAETPAHARPDAPGSAATATEDPPAAGTWPDVTVVVPTRDRPELLRRTLAAVHDQDYPGRITAIVVFDNDQPDPSLARSEDARPVRVVTNSMTPGLAGARNTGVLAADTDLVAFCDDDDTWLPGKLTAQVRIMLAEPGTEMVCCGIQVVYDRVQAERVLERTSITFADLLRSRLTELHPSTFLIRRRAMIDGCGTVSEEIPGSYAEDYELLLRLARRAPIRNIPEPGVRVLWHRRSYFSGRWQTIATALRWLLERYPEFGLVPRGYARVSGQIAFAEASAGHRGTALRWIWRTLRHRPLEGRAALALLVVCGVPPAWILRGLHLRGKGV
- a CDS encoding glycoside hydrolase family 26 protein; its protein translation is MDRGPVRGMAAASALAVALTVTGVSDAPERATAHEGNPVQQAGSPTVPFLGMPAELACTVSEILEPSCGVWWGASPYRDDIGPLESAVDRDMDIVYTWRGIDQADVPGERERRMVAEGRFVHTNIEARHFNRQGHPPIDYRDIIAGRFDESLRSQARGVAELGVPYFVTFDHEADGNQRYNNRGTPEEFVRSWRHIVDLYRQEGADNAIWVWNVTGWPGNLDRLPGLWPGNDHVDWISWEAYNMTDCDAMPNWDGVDSFEEALAPAYEWIQEEGPRHGIDPDKPVMIGEMGTTDIGPRETLRWYADIPRVLREYERVRAVKVWDNKVSDGCDFRIGTNSYARQGFEMAGRDPYVNLPDRVRRLAEYAHGRDQD
- a CDS encoding sulfotransferase, which encodes MDDYRLVFVGGMGRSGSTLIERLLGELPGFVAIGEVVHLWRRGLLENESCGCGLPFADCAFWGEVGQEAFGGWDRLDVHEVLRLKDGVDRTRYLPALLNIGRDSVLAARADRYNELYHRLYSAVCLVSGAHVIVDASKHASLAACLRRRYGSSLHLLHIVRDPRAVAHSWSKRVARPDASPDSSEPEMARYSAGRSAVQWLAQNAALDALARRGTPTLRVRYEDFVADPEAEFGRVAAFAGHAGRPLDLGPDGVRLSRGHAVSGNPMRFADGPVGVRADHGWQRDLAPWRRHLVSAVTGPSLRRYGY
- a CDS encoding S8 family serine peptidase, translating into MQKHSPRRAFVGLAAAGALSVPLALTGAVSAGADDLAPLYTSDSAAGGEYFVVLEDSMSAASVTPASLGIASDQVNHTYEEVVNGYSASLSAAEVRDLRARDGVAYVEEVGVATTMVPWGLDRIDQEDLPLDGSYTTSGDGTGTSVYVIDTGIDPDHPDFGGRAEAAFDAAGGDGVDRQGHGTHVAGTVGSDSYGVAPGADLFGVKVLGDDGSGSYDDVVAGVEWVAENAGPGAVANMSLGGPASPTVDEAVNALSASGVFVAVAAGNEGQDTGNTSPGGAEGVVAVAASGADDSAASFSNHGPAVDLYAPGVDIESTVPGGGTDASSGTSMASPHVAGAAALYKEAFGDDDQDTVLAWLVDNAGQDKVTGVPSGTVNRLLSVQGL